CACACAATACAATACTATACTGcatcatatatatatatatatatatgacTAAATCCCCTGAATTATTTACCTTATAAAACCACAACACAACACAACACAGCACAGCACTTCCTTTTTTTGCTTGTTTCTTTAATTACCATTCATCCATGAATTCAATAGATTATTCATATCCTCAAAAATTTGTACCTACAACAGTTAATTTAGATTTACATATCAATATTCTTAAGGATACCACCACATTTGAAATAATACAACAACcaatttataaacaattcaCGAACAAAACTTTCCAAGATCCATTAAATgatatattgaaaattctgagacaaaaaatcaataactaTCAATTAAGTCTtccagaagaagaagaagaagaagaacatCTGGAATCAGAATTAGAAAgtgataaagaaaatgatattgTGGGAGTTTCAAAAACTGTTAATCTTAATCAATCAACACCAATAAAGAAGCTTCCACCAACTATACCTTCGGCTGCTCCTGCTCCAATTCCATtgagaaataaaaaactgGATAATTTGGCTTGTCATGCTGATAATATATTAAGAATGGCCATTGATTCAACTATTATAAGTTCTAATTCCTTCACCataaattcatttgaagaagatgacgaCGACGAAGAGGGGGAGGGAGTGGATGATCATGATCATGATCATGATTTTTTACAGgaaaattctttaattcaattattaaaatataaGAATTCGAAAAGAGAGTTAAGATTTAAACCTCCAgttattaaatttgatattaatgCAGATGATATTAATTCtgtattataaataaataaataaataaataaataaataactATACCTATATCTATATTTATATCTATATCTATATATACCAATAAGATgtttattgaaatattttcattaaagTTTCTGAATCTCTTGAATCatatttttccaaatattgACGTTTTATAGGATTATCAATAggttttaattgaatatcttttaattttgataataatatttcaatattttcatttgaattttgccaattgattatattatCTAATAAAGTTTTCACATTTATATCATATTGACCACCATAATCTAAAACTCCTTTAATTTCACTTGATAATTTAGaatattgtttaaaatattctataatataaaataaaacatcATGAAAGTAACCGTTACTATCACCATTCATACAAgtcattatcaattgtgAATACATCATAGGAGTTATTTCTATATCATTTTGTcttgttttcaaataattataatatattttaCCACATTTTTTCGAAGTTGAATcagataatgatttaagGATTAATTTCCAAGATATAGAAtctaaataattattagtgataataattgatgaaccttttaaataatgtaaatttttcaataaagaaaCTATTCCACTatgattcaaaaaaatcataatatgatttaataaacaattaatgaaaatggttttagtttttaatttatgaTTATTTTCATCCATATAATTCATAtgaatattgatgaattcatgtaaatttgataaattggcTAATATGATACCATATTCTGAATTatgtaaatttttattcCCTTGCAATAATGGTAATTCctttttatcttcttcttcttcttcttcttcttcttggtgttgttgttgtgagtctgatttgttttcattgaaTGACGTTATGGTCCAATTCTTGAATTTATAATTCATacattcaaaaaaatcaatactTGAAAGATCTTTTTGATTATCTAACATAACATCAATCAATGACAATATTTCCTTCACACTATTATCAGGAATATTGAATGACGATGACTTGATGTTATTTGGCTtgtaataacaataactttcaataattttaatacaAAGTTCTTTACTCAATCCATGATCcatatttgataatgatttatataTGA
The sequence above is a segment of the Candida albicans SC5314 chromosome 3, complete sequence genome. Coding sequences within it:
- a CDS encoding uncharacterized protein (Ortholog of C. dubliniensis CD36 : Cd36_81000, C. parapsilosis CDC317 : CPAR2_103050, Candida tenuis NRRL Y-1498 : CANTEDRAFT_116326 and Debaryomyces hansenii CBS767 : DEHA2G01958g), giving the protein MNSIDYSYPQKFVPTTVNLDLHINILKDTTTFEIIQQPIYKQFTNKTFQDPLNDILKISRQKINNYQLSLPEEEEEEEHSESELESDKENDIVGVSKTVNLNQSTPIKKLPPTIPSAAPAPIPLRNKKSDNLACHADNILRMAIDSTIISSNSFTINSFEEDDDDEEGEGVDDHDHDHDFLQENSLIQLLKYKNSKRELRFKPPVIKFDINADDINSVL